The proteins below are encoded in one region of Sminthopsis crassicaudata isolate SCR6 chromosome 1, ASM4859323v1, whole genome shotgun sequence:
- the PLA2G1B gene encoding phospholipase A2 has product MHLLLLAALLAVGTAIESDSPRAVWQFRNMIKCVIPDSDPLKDYNNYGCYCGLGGSGTPVDELDQCCQIHDRCYDAAKKLDSCKFLLDNPYTKMYSYSCSNNEITCESKNNECKAFICNCDRNAAICFSKAPYNPENKKLDPKKCS; this is encoded by the exons TGGGCACTGCTATCGAAAGTGACAGCCCCCGAGCAGTATGGCAGTTCCGAAATATGATCAAGTGCGTCATTCCTGATAGCGACCCCCTGAAGGACTACAACAATTATGGTTGCTACTGTGGCCTGGGAGGCAGCGGCACCCCTGTGGATGAGCTTGACCA GTGCTGTCAGATACATGACAGGTGCTATGATGCTGCCAAGAAACTGGATAGCTGCAAGTTCCTCCTAGACAACCCCTACACTAAGATGTATTCCTACAGCTGCTCTAACAATGAGATCACCTGCGAAA gcaaaaataatgaatgtaaagCCTTCATCTGCAACTGTGACCGAAATGCTGCCATCTGCTTTTCCAAGGCCCCATACAatccagaaaataaaaaattggacCCTAAGAAATGCTCCTAG